Proteins from a single region of Chryseobacterium sp. W4I1:
- a CDS encoding tetratricopeptide repeat-containing sensor histidine kinase: MVRYLLFLLIFLVSCKEKTETNDLVKADQLYNEGTNLLLKNNLEAYSKFQQALNYYYKTKDSSNISKSLICQAIAQKYTGDVFGAETTLVDALNFMNEGDESLYSVYNTLGDIKYDQKEYSSATAWYNKALAEKNESIEKKYTILNNKAASEYRQGQYSSALKALQSIDLLKIKDLNLQNRIKENIVYTRWLQDKNYPAHIEFKKLLAQKLQQNDNWGANSSYSHLAEIYQQDNPDISLFYAKQMLGTAEKIKSPEDRLEAIERISFVDKPSNAISNFIHYKTLSDSIQNYKNANRNRFAYIKYDSEKKETENQRLKVDQTQKENQLIRQQAALAVAIIAIIIIIILYRRRQARLKQENELKLKNDQLRISKRVHDVVANGIYQVMTKIENQEHFDKENALDELEFVYEKSRDISYEKSDTEHDKKEHKERISNLIASFKNEAIDTYIVGNENEIWNGISQSSFEDIYQVIRELLVNMKKHSQASRVIFKFERINNVVNIQYTDNGIGIPGDMIYKNGLTNTGTRIVAIRGEIIFDNKSEKGLKINISFPVS; encoded by the coding sequence GGAAACCAACGATCTAGTAAAGGCAGATCAGTTATATAATGAAGGGACAAACTTGCTCCTTAAAAATAATCTTGAGGCTTATTCAAAATTCCAGCAAGCACTAAATTACTATTATAAAACAAAAGATTCTTCCAACATCTCTAAGAGCTTAATATGCCAGGCAATTGCACAAAAATATACCGGTGATGTATTCGGTGCCGAAACAACTTTAGTGGATGCTCTAAATTTTATGAATGAAGGTGACGAAAGTCTTTACTCTGTATATAATACCCTGGGAGACATAAAATATGATCAAAAAGAGTACTCTTCAGCAACAGCATGGTATAATAAAGCTCTTGCGGAAAAAAATGAATCTATTGAAAAGAAATATACTATTCTTAATAATAAGGCAGCATCAGAGTACCGACAAGGCCAATACTCTTCAGCATTAAAAGCCTTACAAAGTATCGATCTATTAAAAATAAAAGATCTCAATCTCCAAAATAGAATTAAAGAAAATATTGTCTATACTCGATGGCTTCAGGATAAAAATTATCCAGCTCATATAGAATTCAAAAAATTATTAGCACAAAAATTACAGCAAAACGACAACTGGGGTGCAAATTCAAGTTATTCTCATTTAGCCGAGATATATCAGCAAGACAACCCAGATATTTCATTGTTTTATGCAAAACAAATGCTTGGTACAGCAGAAAAAATAAAAAGCCCTGAAGATCGCCTGGAAGCCATTGAAAGAATTTCTTTTGTTGACAAACCCTCTAACGCTATCTCCAATTTTATACACTATAAAACACTTTCGGACAGTATTCAAAATTACAAAAATGCTAACAGAAACCGTTTTGCATATATTAAATACGACAGCGAGAAGAAGGAAACAGAAAACCAACGGTTAAAAGTTGATCAGACTCAGAAGGAAAATCAGCTGATTCGTCAGCAAGCAGCTTTGGCAGTCGCCATAATTGCTATAATCATCATCATTATTTTGTACCGAAGAAGACAGGCCAGGCTTAAACAGGAAAATGAACTCAAATTAAAGAATGACCAGCTAAGAATTTCAAAAAGAGTCCACGACGTTGTAGCTAACGGTATCTACCAGGTCATGACCAAAATAGAAAATCAGGAACATTTTGATAAAGAAAATGCCCTTGATGAGCTGGAATTTGTTTACGAAAAGTCCAGAGATATTTCCTACGAAAAATCTGATACGGAACACGATAAAAAGGAACATAAAGAGAGAATATCCAACCTTATAGCCTCTTTTAAAAATGAAGCGATCGACACCTATATAGTAGGGAACGAAAATGAAATATGGAACGGAATTTCTCAGTCATCCTTTGAAGATATCTATCAGGTCATCCGTGAGCTGCTCGTTAATATGAAAAAGCACAGCCAGGCTTCACGGGTTATTTTTAAATTTGAAAGGATAAATAATGTAGTCAATATCCAATATACAGACAATGGAATTGGAATTCCGGGTGATATGATCTACAAAAACGGGCTGACAAATACGGGAACCCGTATTGTTGCTATCCGTGGAGAAATTATTTTTGACAATAAATCCGAAAAAGGACTGAAAATTAATATTTCATTTCCTGTTTCTTAA
- a CDS encoding response regulator, translating to MFKKILIAEDQEMGSLSVQKTLEELNIPNVDYVYYCDDALAKVKKSIRENDPYDLLITDLSYEEDHHLQNIKDGKELIEEVRDLQPSLKVIVFSGERKSGIIDSLFNECKINGFVRKARNDSKELKKAIAAVYVNETYLSLDLKQEVKKLNSYEFTTYDITLVSLLSQGVLQKNIPTYLQANNIRPNSLSSVEKRLNSLKENLNVASNEQLVAFCKDLGII from the coding sequence ATGTTCAAAAAAATTTTAATTGCCGAAGACCAAGAAATGGGTAGTCTATCTGTCCAAAAAACATTAGAAGAGCTCAACATTCCTAATGTTGATTATGTATATTATTGTGATGATGCTTTAGCAAAAGTTAAAAAATCTATCCGGGAAAACGATCCTTACGACTTACTCATCACTGATCTTTCATATGAAGAAGACCACCACCTACAGAATATTAAAGATGGAAAAGAACTGATTGAAGAGGTAAGAGACCTACAACCATCACTAAAAGTCATTGTTTTTTCCGGAGAACGTAAATCCGGAATCATAGACTCTCTTTTTAATGAATGCAAGATCAACGGCTTTGTACGTAAAGCCAGAAATGATTCCAAAGAATTGAAAAAAGCGATTGCGGCCGTTTACGTTAATGAAACCTATCTTTCCCTTGACCTTAAACAGGAAGTAAAAAAGCTCAATAGCTATGAGTTTACAACCTATGATATTACGCTTGTTTCTCTTCTTTCTCAAGGAGTACTGCAAAAAAATATTCCAACTTATCTGCAGGCCAACAATATTAGGCCCAACAGTCTGAGCAGCGTGGAAAAAAGACTGAACAGTTTAAAAGAAAATCTCAACGTAGCAAGCAATGAGCAGTTGGTTGCGTTCTGCAAAGATTTGGGAATTATTTAA
- a CDS encoding AAA family ATPase, translating to MANKEEFKNSLSRMFRARIPFISIRSIERSRVLEIIQQLSEEINIPIYIHSLSHGTMDIKTRKTVNDDRSVAGGIDFAVQNISQRQNVTFIFTEVSDIEDDNIVSRHIYDCVVQAIEKGGSICIISTKSVWSQLQRLGMTLTLDPPNEEEMLTVVKDCVIPYKGSIPIDWDENDLKMAATILANMTKIEAENVLATQMAKGSLTKDDIKCLSMEKDKLFSDISGLEKVKVDPSLISVGGLSGLHQWIDNQKQLLTADLRSRKLRPPRGVLLVGVPGCGKSLSAKFIAATWNLPLYRLDFASIQGMYVGQSENRLKEAFESADNAAPCILWIDEIEKGLAASANDSSGVTTRMIGQFLFWLQESTEKVFVVATANDVTKLPPELLRKGRFDELFFVDLPQDQERADIINLYIKKNLLPPPSSSTFEKLVAISAGFAGSDLEGAVRDVAIQAVINGDSFITDDLYEKCFQNIVPLSKTSPERIEAIRNWGKERALPASGLAWDLSSNDISSARRAIII from the coding sequence ATGGCAAACAAAGAAGAGTTTAAAAATTCTTTATCCAGAATGTTCCGGGCAAGAATTCCTTTTATTTCAATCCGGAGTATAGAAAGATCGAGAGTTTTAGAAATAATACAGCAGTTGTCGGAGGAAATTAATATTCCGATATACATCCATAGCCTATCACACGGAACCATGGATATTAAAACAAGAAAAACAGTCAACGATGACCGTTCCGTTGCCGGCGGAATCGATTTTGCCGTTCAGAATATTTCGCAAAGACAGAACGTTACGTTTATTTTCACAGAGGTAAGTGATATTGAGGATGATAATATTGTATCAAGACATATCTATGATTGCGTAGTCCAGGCTATTGAAAAAGGCGGAAGCATCTGCATCATTTCTACAAAAAGCGTATGGTCACAGTTGCAGCGTTTGGGAATGACACTTACCCTGGACCCTCCTAACGAAGAAGAAATGCTAACTGTTGTCAAGGATTGTGTAATACCCTACAAAGGTTCTATTCCTATTGACTGGGATGAAAATGACTTGAAAATGGCTGCAACCATTTTAGCTAATATGACCAAAATAGAAGCTGAAAATGTTTTGGCAACCCAAATGGCAAAAGGTTCTCTTACAAAAGACGATATCAAATGCCTGAGCATGGAAAAAGATAAGCTTTTCAGCGATATTTCCGGGCTTGAAAAGGTAAAAGTGGATCCATCTTTAATATCCGTAGGAGGGCTTAGCGGATTACACCAATGGATTGATAATCAGAAACAACTGTTAACTGCAGATTTAAGATCAAGGAAACTTCGTCCGCCGAGAGGTGTATTATTGGTGGGGGTTCCGGGCTGTGGGAAATCTTTGTCTGCAAAATTCATCGCAGCTACATGGAACCTTCCATTGTACCGATTAGACTTTGCATCCATTCAGGGAATGTATGTGGGACAGTCTGAGAACAGATTAAAAGAGGCATTTGAATCAGCAGATAATGCAGCGCCCTGCATTTTATGGATTGATGAAATTGAAAAAGGATTAGCTGCCAGTGCCAACGATTCATCAGGAGTGACCACAAGAATGATTGGCCAGTTTCTCTTCTGGTTGCAGGAAAGCACCGAAAAAGTTTTTGTGGTAGCAACAGCCAATGATGTGACAAAACTACCTCCGGAACTGCTTAGAAAAGGCAGGTTCGATGAACTTTTCTTTGTAGACCTCCCACAGGATCAGGAAAGAGCAGATATTATCAATCTTTATATTAAAAAGAATCTTTTACCACCACCTTCTTCTTCAACTTTTGAAAAGCTGGTAGCCATTTCAGCAGGTTTCGCAGGATCGGATCTGGAAGGAGCCGTAAGAGATGTCGCTATACAGGCGGTCATCAATGGAGATTCTTTTATTACTGATGATCTTTATGAAAAGTGCTTCCAGAATATCGTTCCGTTGAGCAAAACGAGTCCTGAAAGAATTGAAGCCATCAGAAACTGGGGCAAAGAAAGGGCCCTGCCCGCTTCAGGATTGGCGTGGGATTTATCCTCGAACGATATAAGTTCTGCCAGGCGTGCCATCATCATATAA
- a CDS encoding GNAT family N-acetyltransferase, whose amino-acid sequence MSNIIWKIKTFDEFTVPELYAVLKARIDVFVIEQNCPYPDLDNYDQKGVHIWAEENGQILAYCRVFDKGIKYEETSFGRVLTTEQARGKSLGKQVIKYAVETIENRFHTSQIKISAQDYLLRFYSEFGFVDTGKKYLEDDIPHTEMIRK is encoded by the coding sequence ATGAGTAATATAATCTGGAAAATTAAAACCTTTGATGAGTTTACAGTTCCTGAGCTGTATGCTGTTTTAAAAGCACGTATTGATGTTTTTGTGATCGAACAGAACTGTCCTTATCCTGATCTTGATAATTATGATCAGAAAGGTGTTCATATCTGGGCAGAAGAAAACGGACAAATCCTTGCCTACTGCCGTGTTTTTGACAAAGGAATCAAGTATGAAGAAACTTCTTTTGGAAGAGTTCTTACTACGGAACAGGCAAGAGGAAAAAGTTTAGGGAAACAGGTGATAAAGTATGCTGTAGAAACCATAGAAAATCGGTTCCACACTTCTCAGATCAAGATTTCCGCACAAGATTATTTATTAAGATTTTATTCCGAATTCGGATTTGTAGATACAGGGAAAAAATACCTTGAAGATGATATTCCGCATACGGAAATGATAAGAAAATAA
- the yihA gene encoding ribosome biogenesis GTP-binding protein YihA/YsxC — MVIKTAEFVKSSGKWQECPEPTMPEYAFIGRSNVGKSSLINAMMNHKDLAKTSGTPGKTQLINHFLVNESWYLTDLPGYGYAKVSKSIRKDFEKLITNYILNRRNLVNLFVLVDSRHTPQKIDLEFIQWCGESGIPFSIVFTKADKLKPNIAIQNVENYKNELHKTWDDLPEMYVTSAEKKTGGDEILDFIQTTNEFLKNNSVSFDE, encoded by the coding sequence ATGGTTATTAAAACAGCAGAATTTGTAAAGAGTAGTGGAAAGTGGCAGGAATGCCCGGAACCTACAATGCCTGAATATGCTTTTATAGGAAGATCTAATGTGGGAAAATCTTCATTGATTAATGCAATGATGAATCATAAAGATTTAGCAAAAACTTCCGGAACCCCAGGGAAAACCCAGCTTATTAACCATTTTTTAGTGAATGAAAGCTGGTATCTTACTGATTTACCAGGATATGGATATGCCAAGGTTTCAAAGTCTATAAGAAAAGATTTTGAAAAGCTGATTACCAATTATATCCTGAACAGAAGAAATCTTGTGAATCTTTTTGTTTTGGTAGATTCCAGACATACACCGCAAAAAATTGACCTTGAATTTATCCAATGGTGCGGAGAAAGCGGGATTCCTTTTTCCATTGTTTTTACAAAAGCAGATAAGCTGAAACCGAATATCGCCATTCAGAATGTAGAAAATTATAAGAATGAACTTCATAAAACGTGGGACGATCTTCCTGAAATGTATGTAACTTCTGCAGAAAAGAAGACGGGAGGAGATGAGATCCTTGATTTTATTCAGACCACGAATGAGTTTTTGAAAAATAACAGTGTAAGTTTTGATGAGTAA
- a CDS encoding alpha/beta fold hydrolase, translating into MIFSTKKEKKYTFVEAGEGHPLVLLHGLMGGLSNFDKMVDFFSEKGFKVYVPQLPIYDLPVLNTNLTTLAKYIIKFIESHISEPVTIVGNSMGGHIGLIMTLARPDLVNNLVLTGSSGLYERTFGDSFPRKNDRSYIRKKTEEVFYDPAIATEDLVDEVFSVVNDRMKGIKTVMLARSAIKHNMLHDLPKIVTPTCLIWGRQDNVTPPEVAEDMHKFIPNSDLFWIEKCGHAAMMEKPDEFNEILYSWLKDKV; encoded by the coding sequence ATGATATTTAGCACAAAAAAAGAAAAGAAATATACTTTTGTAGAGGCGGGAGAAGGACATCCATTGGTACTGTTACACGGTTTAATGGGTGGTTTGAGTAATTTCGATAAGATGGTAGATTTTTTTTCGGAAAAGGGGTTCAAGGTTTATGTTCCTCAGTTACCTATCTACGATCTGCCGGTACTCAATACTAATCTTACCACTCTAGCAAAATATATTATCAAGTTTATAGAGAGTCATATCTCAGAACCGGTCACTATTGTAGGAAACTCAATGGGAGGACATATAGGTCTTATTATGACTTTGGCAAGACCGGATCTGGTTAACAATCTTGTTTTAACAGGAAGCTCAGGATTGTATGAAAGAACTTTCGGGGACAGTTTTCCGAGAAAAAATGACCGTTCCTATATAAGAAAGAAAACGGAAGAAGTTTTTTATGACCCTGCTATTGCTACTGAGGATCTTGTAGACGAGGTTTTTTCTGTGGTGAATGACAGAATGAAGGGAATAAAAACGGTGATGCTGGCCAGAAGCGCAATCAAACATAATATGTTGCATGATCTTCCTAAGATTGTGACGCCAACGTGTCTGATCTGGGGAAGACAAGATAATGTAACGCCTCCTGAAGTGGCGGAAGACATGCACAAGTTTATCCCGAATTCAGATTTATTCTGGATTGAGAAATGCGGTCATGCTGCGATGATGGAAAAGCCAGATGAATTCAACGAAATTCTCTACAGCTGGTTAAAAGATAAAGTTTAA
- the mraZ gene encoding division/cell wall cluster transcriptional repressor MraZ, producing MKSFIGTYECKIDDKGRLKVPSSLIKQMENFDDKAFVVKRSVFQPCLEVYPMNAWDKLMGKINKLNRFIKKNADFIRMFTAGVKTVELDNAGRLQISKDLVHFANLQKDTVITSAGELFEIWDKEAYEKVISTNEADFASLAEDVMGSFDEE from the coding sequence ATGAAAAGTTTCATTGGAACATATGAGTGTAAAATTGACGACAAAGGCCGTTTAAAAGTTCCCTCCTCCCTGATCAAACAGATGGAAAACTTCGACGATAAGGCGTTTGTAGTCAAGAGATCTGTGTTCCAACCTTGCCTCGAAGTCTATCCCATGAATGCGTGGGACAAACTGATGGGCAAAATTAATAAGCTGAACAGATTCATTAAAAAGAATGCTGATTTCATCCGAATGTTTACGGCAGGCGTAAAAACGGTAGAACTGGACAACGCAGGAAGACTTCAGATCTCAAAAGATCTGGTTCATTTTGCAAACCTTCAGAAAGACACTGTTATTACCAGCGCAGGGGAGCTTTTTGAAATTTGGGACAAGGAAGCCTATGAAAAGGTGATCTCTACCAACGAAGCTGATTTTGCGAGCCTTGCTGAAGATGTAATGGGCTCTTTTGATGAAGAATAA
- the rsmH gene encoding 16S rRNA (cytosine(1402)-N(4))-methyltransferase RsmH has product MYHNPVLLKQSVDDLVTNPDGIYVDCTFGGGGHSREILSRLSEKGKLFSFDQDLDALKNTIDDPRFTLVNQNFRFLENSMLMYGIPQVDGVLADLGVSSHQFDEAERGFSTRNNAPLDMRMNVMQSLDAKKVINEYDEAELADIFYHYGELREARKLARDIVHHRKTKTINTTEDLKKLFSYLPPHKVNKFYAQLFQAIRIEVNQELEALKEMLVQALNILRPEGRLVVISYHSLEDRLVKRFLKNGMFEGEQQRDIYGNYKKVFELLKSKAIIPDDQEIEENSRARSAKMRTGIKV; this is encoded by the coding sequence ATGTACCACAACCCCGTTTTATTGAAGCAGAGCGTTGATGATTTGGTGACGAATCCTGACGGAATATACGTGGACTGCACTTTTGGAGGAGGAGGCCACTCAAGAGAGATTCTCAGCAGGCTTTCAGAGAAAGGAAAACTGTTTAGTTTTGATCAGGATCTTGATGCTCTTAAAAATACAATTGACGATCCAAGATTTACCTTGGTGAATCAGAATTTCAGGTTTCTGGAAAACTCCATGCTGATGTATGGTATTCCACAGGTTGATGGTGTGCTGGCAGACCTTGGTGTTTCATCCCATCAGTTTGATGAAGCGGAAAGAGGTTTTTCCACAAGAAACAACGCACCTCTGGACATGAGAATGAACGTGATGCAGAGTCTTGATGCCAAAAAAGTGATCAATGAATATGATGAAGCAGAGCTTGCCGATATCTTTTATCACTATGGAGAATTAAGGGAAGCAAGAAAGCTGGCAAGAGACATCGTTCATCACAGAAAAACAAAAACCATAAACACCACCGAGGATTTGAAAAAGCTTTTCAGCTATCTTCCACCTCATAAAGTGAATAAATTTTATGCACAGCTTTTCCAGGCGATAAGAATAGAAGTGAATCAGGAGCTTGAAGCATTGAAAGAAATGCTGGTTCAGGCACTTAATATCTTAAGGCCGGAAGGCAGACTCGTTGTTATTTCTTACCATTCTTTAGAAGACCGTCTGGTAAAAAGATTCCTTAAAAACGGAATGTTTGAAGGAGAACAGCAGAGAGATATTTATGGAAATTATAAAAAGGTCTTTGAATTGCTTAAGAGTAAAGCCATTATCCCCGATGATCAGGAGATTGAGGAAAATTCAAGAGCAAGAAGCGCAAAAATGAGAACAGGAATTAAAGTGTAA
- a CDS encoding FtsL-like putative cell division protein has translation MAKRTTNRPQKKLTFIDIIKGNFLNRDEIKTHYKYFLLLFVLMMAMIYSNHLVNKKIRIVNALKEETEEYKSRNAYAQSKLIKVKMESQLGKEVAKDSLMTLENHPHKLLIKLDSTDAKTK, from the coding sequence TTGGCAAAAAGAACAACAAACCGCCCTCAGAAGAAGCTCACTTTTATAGACATTATAAAAGGAAACTTTCTGAATCGTGATGAGATCAAAACTCATTACAAGTACTTTTTGCTGTTGTTTGTTCTGATGATGGCGATGATCTATAGCAATCACCTCGTCAATAAAAAGATCAGAATTGTGAATGCTTTAAAAGAAGAAACGGAAGAATACAAATCAAGAAACGCTTACGCCCAGAGTAAGCTGATCAAAGTAAAAATGGAATCGCAACTGGGGAAGGAAGTAGCAAAGGACTCACTGATGACTTTGGAAAACCATCCTCATAAACTGCTAATAAAACTAGACAGTACAGATGCAAAAACAAAATGA
- a CDS encoding penicillin-binding transpeptidase domain-containing protein, with protein MQKQNEYDSKRKKTLRWGYLFAVGVLCVFVLFLTRIVILQNTNVQEIKDDYINKNYREATLKAARGNLFASDGSILATTVMRYDIYLDFKTMKDTIYSNNIGALTDSLSKMFGKSRGEFRQKFDEQKKKKNQYYTLVKGLDFDQYDRIRNFPIFKKGKNKGGFIVDRNYKRELATSEIGAGTIGIDNGEAKAGLEGAFSKHLTGTDGKRLEQRINSSQWKPIDFWKVKEPVDGEDVYTTLDLRIQDIAHSALEKQMITYEAKHGTVIVMEVETGKVRALVNLRQNEEGNYEDSYNYAIKDNIEPGSTFKTISLLAAMDDGFIDENTTVNVGNGVWTYAKQRISDGHGGGTYDISDVLAKSSNVGTSKLITKYYADKPQIFLDHLKRWKLFDKMDIELPGITKPKIVTPQNKRWNAATLASISYGYSSNINLLQLTTFYNGVANGGKMLKPLFIDKIMKDGKVMYSAKPEVMVNKMASEKAIKMMTSALTKAVEKGTGRSIFTPNLKMAGKTGTARFEYWLPGPMKYRASFAGFYPADNPKYTCYVMISEPNTAKSFYGGTVSAPVFKEIAGKTFLKTPQNIEKEMLVDRKVNLSKMVEPNVKVAVNNKQMPNVVGLIGKNVIPQLENLGYRVDYKGVGRIKEQFPLEGTIISKNQRLYLSLQN; from the coding sequence ATGCAAAAACAAAATGAATACGATAGCAAACGTAAAAAAACGTTAAGGTGGGGCTACCTCTTCGCAGTGGGAGTTCTTTGCGTATTTGTGCTGTTCCTTACAAGGATAGTAATCCTGCAAAACACTAACGTTCAGGAAATTAAGGACGATTACATTAATAAAAATTACCGTGAAGCCACTTTAAAGGCTGCCCGTGGAAATCTCTTTGCTTCAGACGGATCCATTCTTGCAACCACCGTGATGCGTTATGACATTTATCTTGATTTTAAAACAATGAAGGATACGATCTACAGCAACAACATTGGTGCTTTGACAGATTCCTTAAGCAAAATGTTCGGAAAATCAAGAGGAGAATTCAGACAGAAATTTGACGAGCAGAAGAAAAAGAAAAATCAGTACTATACTTTAGTAAAAGGACTTGACTTTGACCAATACGACAGAATCAGAAACTTTCCGATCTTTAAAAAAGGTAAAAACAAAGGAGGTTTTATCGTAGACCGAAATTATAAAAGAGAGCTGGCCACTTCAGAGATTGGTGCCGGAACCATCGGTATAGACAATGGTGAAGCAAAAGCCGGACTGGAAGGAGCTTTCTCAAAACATCTTACAGGAACAGACGGAAAAAGACTGGAGCAGAGAATCAATTCTTCCCAATGGAAACCCATTGATTTCTGGAAAGTAAAAGAACCCGTAGACGGAGAAGATGTCTATACTACTTTAGACCTTAGAATTCAGGACATTGCACACTCCGCACTGGAGAAACAGATGATTACTTATGAAGCAAAGCACGGCACCGTGATTGTAATGGAAGTAGAAACAGGAAAAGTTCGGGCACTGGTTAATCTAAGACAAAACGAAGAGGGCAATTACGAAGATTCTTACAACTATGCCATAAAAGATAATATCGAGCCGGGTTCTACCTTTAAAACGATCTCACTCCTGGCAGCAATGGATGACGGTTTTATAGATGAAAATACAACCGTGAATGTAGGAAACGGAGTTTGGACATATGCAAAACAGAGAATTTCAGACGGTCATGGTGGTGGAACGTACGATATAAGCGATGTTTTAGCAAAATCCAGCAACGTAGGAACTTCGAAGCTGATCACAAAATATTATGCCGACAAACCTCAGATCTTCCTTGACCATCTGAAAAGATGGAAATTATTTGACAAAATGGATATCGAGCTTCCAGGGATCACAAAACCAAAGATCGTAACTCCACAGAATAAAAGATGGAACGCGGCCACTTTAGCTTCCATCTCTTACGGATATTCATCAAACATCAATCTTTTACAATTAACAACCTTCTATAATGGAGTTGCTAACGGTGGTAAAATGCTTAAACCTCTATTCATCGACAAGATCATGAAAGACGGAAAAGTAATGTACAGCGCAAAACCTGAAGTAATGGTAAATAAAATGGCCTCAGAGAAAGCCATTAAGATGATGACCAGCGCACTCACCAAAGCCGTAGAAAAAGGAACAGGCCGAAGCATCTTCACTCCCAACCTGAAAATGGCAGGGAAAACAGGAACTGCGAGATTTGAATACTGGCTCCCGGGCCCAATGAAATACCGTGCTTCTTTTGCAGGTTTCTATCCGGCTGATAATCCGAAATATACCTGTTATGTGATGATCAGCGAACCCAACACAGCAAAAAGTTTTTATGGTGGAACCGTTTCAGCGCCGGTGTTTAAAGAAATCGCAGGAAAAACATTCCTGAAAACCCCTCAGAATATTGAAAAAGAAATGCTTGTAGACAGAAAGGTCAACCTAAGCAAAATGGTAGAACCCAATGTAAAAGTAGCAGTTAATAATAAGCAAATGCCCAACGTAGTAGGTCTGATCGGCAAAAACGTCATTCCTCAGTTGGAAAATTTAGGATACCGTGTAGATTATAAAGGCGTTGGAAGGATCAAAGAACAATTCCCACTGGAAGGCACCATAATCAGCAAAAACCAAAGGCTTTATTTGTCTTTGCAGAATTAA